Part of the Novosphingobium sp. ZN18A2 genome, CGATCGCCACGCGTTGCGCCTCTCCGCCCGAAAGCGTGCGCGGCTGCCGGTCGAGAAGCGCGCCGATGCCCAGGAACGCCGTCACGTCTTCCAGCGCGATCCAGCGGTCTTCGGCGCGCGCCAGCTTCCAGCCATAGAGCAGGTTCGCGCGCACCTTCATGTGCGGGAAAAGCCGGGCGTCCTGGAACACGAAGCCCAGCCGCCGCCGGTGCGCGGGAACGTTCACGCCCGCCGCGCTGTCGAACAGCGTATCCGAGCCCACGCGCACATGGCCGGCATCGGGGGGAACAAGGCCCGCAACCATATTGAGGATCGTCGTCTTGCCCGCGCCCGAAGGTCCGAACAGCAGCGTCAGCCCCTCGTCCGTGGCGAAACGGGCGCCGAGCAGCTGGCCGCCCAGCTGCACCCGCACATCAACGTCAAAGGACATGGCGGAACACCCTCGGGCCGTCCTTCGATCCGCGCCGCGCCAGCCATTCCGACACCAGCAGCGCGGCCAGCGACAGCGCGACGGAAACCGCGGCCAGCGTCCACACGCGCCCTTCCTGCCCCGGCACCTGCAAGGCGGAATAGATCGCAATGGGCAGGGTCTGCGTTTCGCCGGGAATGTTGGAAACGAACGTGATTGTCGCGCCGAACTCTCCCAGAGAGCGTGCGAAGCCAAGGATCGCGCCGGTCAGCACGCCAGGCAGGCTGAGCGGAAGAGCGATGGTAAGGAACCGCCGCACCCCGTTGGCGCCAAGCGAGCGCGCGGCCTGTTCGTATCGCGGGTCTATCGCTTCCAGCGAAAGGCGGATCGCGCGGACCATCAAGGGCAGGGCCATAACCGCCGCCGCGATGGCCGCGCCGGTCCAGCGGAACATCACCGTCATGCCGAAGGCGCGTTCGAGAAACGCGCCGATCGGTCCGTTCGTGCCGAACAGCAGCAATAGCACCCAGCCGACCACCACCGGCGGCAGCACCAGCGGCAGATGGACCAGCGCATCCAGCAGGAACCGCCCCGGAAAGCGCCCGCGCGCCAGCAGCCACGCGCACAGGAAGGCGAACGGCAGCACGCAGGCAACCGCCAGAAGGCTGACTTTCAGCGATAGAAGGACGACGCCCCAATCCTCGGCCCGCAGCACCCCCGCCCCTCCTCAGTGCGTGCCAAAGCCGTGGCGGCGGAACGCGGCCTTCCCGCGCGGGGACTTCAGGAAAGCAAGGAATGCTGCCGCTTCCGGATTGGAAGAGCGCGCCATCTGCGCAACCGGATAGGCGATCAGCGGATGGCTTTGCCACGGAAAGCGGCCGATCACGCGCACCTTCCCCGAAGCCAGCGCATCGGTTGCATAGACGATTCCCATCGGCGCCTGCCCCCGCTCCACCAGCGCCAGCGCGGCGCGCACGTTTTCCGCAATGGCGATGTGCGCCTTCACCGCATTCCATACATCCAGATAGCGCAGCGCGGCCTTGGCATACTTGCCCGCCGGCACCGCATCGGGATCGGCCAGCGCCAGCCGGCCGCCGCCCAGCGCCTTTGCCAGCGGAAAGCCCTTGCCGATCGAAAGACGCGAATGGCGCCCCGCAGGTTCGATCAGCACCAGCGTGTTATAAAGCAGATCGGACCGCGTGGCCTTCCGGATCAGCCCTTTGGCGGCCAGTTCGTCCATCCAGTCCTCGTCCGCCGAAACGAACAGGTCCGCCGGGGCGCCCGCTTCGATCTGGCGGGCAAGCGCGGAACTGCCCGCGAACGAGACGACGGGGCGCGGATGGCCGGTGCGGGCAAAGGCGGTTGCCGCGTCGTTCATCGCTTCCTGCAGGCTGGCGGCGGCCAGCACCACGGGCGCCCGCGGCGCCGCCTGCGCGCAGACCGGCACGACCACGAAAAGAAAGGCGACAAGGAAACGGAACAGGCGCGACATCGTGCGCTGTCTAGACCACCTCAGCCGCCAGCGAAAGGATCGCCGAACCCGGTTGCGTAATGGGCCATGGCCATCGTGGTGAACTGGGCGTTCACGCGGATGCAGCTGGGAAACACGCTGGCATCGGTGACCAGCACGTTCTGCGTCCCGTGAACGCGGCAATCGGTATCGACCACGCCGATTTCGGGATCGACGCACATCGGATTGCCGCCATGCGGGTGAGAGCTGGACAGGGTAACATCGTCCGCCTCGCGTATTGCGTGCCTGAAGAATTCCTCGATGTTCATGTCCGGGGTCAGCGTCTGGCCCTTCAGCAACGCGGGCCAGACTTCCAGCGCGCCGCCCGCGAAGTGCAGCCTGGTAAGCGTCGCCATCGCCTTGCGGACAAGGTCGATCTCGCCCGCGCCGATCTTGAAATCCAGCTTGCCGCCCCTGATCCGCCCACAGCGATCCGCAGGGAACAGGATGCCCGACGAACAGATGCGGTTATAGCTGCGCATCCGCCGGTCCATTTCCTCGAACCAGCCGGGCATCATCGCGGCCATCGACATCGGCGGCTGGAAGTGGCTTTCCAGCAGGAATTCCCCGCAATCGACGACGGTCGCCATCTGGTCTTCGTCCCACGCCGGGCTTTGCCCTTCGGGCATCAGCGCGATCACCGGAGAGGCGACGTTCATCGAAATTCCGCGCCCCGTCCCTTCGATGCCGCTGCGGTCCAGCAGCAGCGAACTGGCTATCGTGCCCGCGGCCACCACCACGCCGGTTTTCGCGGGGATGAAATGTTCCGCGCCGTATTCGTCGATCACTTCCACGCCGATTGCCCGGTCCCGCCCGCCGGTGCCGCGCGCCCAGCGAATACGCTCAACCTTGGTTTCAGCGATGATCTTCACGCCGTTATGGCGGCAGGCATCGGGCAGGTAGCTTTGCGCCATGCCGTTCTTGCGCGCATAGGGGCAGCCGGTGTTGCAAT contains:
- a CDS encoding ATP-binding cassette domain-containing protein, producing MSFDVDVRVQLGGQLLGARFATDEGLTLLFGPSGAGKTTILNMVAGLVPPDAGHVRVGSDTLFDSAAGVNVPAHRRRLGFVFQDARLFPHMKVRANLLYGWKLARAEDRWIALEDVTAFLGIGALLDRQPRTLSGGEAQRVAIGRALLSGARALLMDEPLASLDPDRSAEIMRVIERVRDELKLPILYVTHDREEAARLATHRIEVHPLQP
- the modB gene encoding molybdate ABC transporter permease subunit — encoded protein: MLRAEDWGVVLLSLKVSLLAVACVLPFAFLCAWLLARGRFPGRFLLDALVHLPLVLPPVVVGWVLLLLFGTNGPIGAFLERAFGMTVMFRWTGAAIAAAVMALPLMVRAIRLSLEAIDPRYEQAARSLGANGVRRFLTIALPLSLPGVLTGAILGFARSLGEFGATITFVSNIPGETQTLPIAIYSALQVPGQEGRVWTLAAVSVALSLAALLVSEWLARRGSKDGPRVFRHVL
- the modA gene encoding molybdate ABC transporter substrate-binding protein, whose protein sequence is MSRLFRFLVAFLFVVVPVCAQAAPRAPVVLAAASLQEAMNDAATAFARTGHPRPVVSFAGSSALARQIEAGAPADLFVSADEDWMDELAAKGLIRKATRSDLLYNTLVLIEPAGRHSRLSIGKGFPLAKALGGGRLALADPDAVPAGKYAKAALRYLDVWNAVKAHIAIAENVRAALALVERGQAPMGIVYATDALASGKVRVIGRFPWQSHPLIAYPVAQMARSSNPEAAAFLAFLKSPRGKAAFRRHGFGTH